One window of Triplophysa rosa linkage group LG10, Trosa_1v2, whole genome shotgun sequence genomic DNA carries:
- the ebf3b gene encoding transcription factor COE1 isoform X3 codes for MKEEPLAGLGSVRPWVQDESVHAKSRTHRGVGLARVHFEKQPPANLRKSNFFHFVLALYDSQGQSVEIERTAFVGFVEKEKEPENEETNNGVHYKLQLLYNNGVRTEQDLYIRLIDSMTKEAIVFEGQDKNPEMCRVLLTHETMCSRCCDKKSCGNRKETPSDPIIIDRFFLKFFLKCNQNCLKNAGNSRDTRRFQVIVSTTASVKGHVLGISDNMFVHNNSKHGRRERRLEFAEAEIPCIKAISPSEGWTAGGASVIIIGEQFFNGLEVVFGSMLIWSEVITPHAIRVQTPPHHVPGVVEVTLSYKSKHFCRGAPGRFIYTALHEPTIDYGFQRLQRVMPRQLGDVEKFPKEIILKRASDIPGALHRVPRNPNLHSIMGVNSFDRQLTMNTDFSQEVERGFSQSLNNGFSSSTTRQCDFSIANAGMNVQADARSSMPRLTHSSMSGHTQTRTSSVPNFPPAATQGVFNSPTADTQHYVVKQKSAFAPVLKQQSSQGPPPICRVRTSLQHKHTLNTYTHFQKVTHIT; via the exons ATGAAGGAGGAGCCGCTGGCTGGTCTGGGGTCAGTTCGCCCCTGGGTGCAAGATGAGTCCGTACATGCGAAATCTCGTACTCACAG AGGTGTGGGTCTCGCCCGGGTACACTTCGAGAAACAGCCACCTGCCAATCTGCGCAAGTCAAACTTCTTTCACTTTGTGTTGGCCTTATATGATAGTCAGGGTCAATCTGTGGAAATTGAACGCACTGCATTTGTGGGCTTTGTTGAAAAGGAGAAG GAGCCAGAAAATGAGGAGACTAACAATGGAGTTCATTACAAACTCCAGTTACTGTACAACAATG GTGTCAGGACAGAGCAAGATCTGTACATCCGTTTAATCGACTCTATGACAAAAGAG GCAATTGTGTTTGAAGGTCAAGATAAAAATCCTGAAATGTGTCGTGTTCTTCTCACACATGAGACAATGTGCAG ccgATGTTGTGATAAGAAAAGTTGTGGAAACAGGAAAGAGACCCCATCAGACCCCATCATTATTGACAG GTTCTTCCTAAAATTCTTtctcaaatgtaatcaaaattGTCTGAAGAATGCAGGGAACTCACGAGACACACGTCGTTTTCAG GTGATAGTCTCCACCACAGCCTCTGTTAAGGGCCATGTTCTAGGCATTTCTGATAACATGTTTGTCCACAACAATTCGAAACATGGCAGAAGAGAAAGACGACTGGAATTTGCTGAAG CTGAGATCCCTTGCATTAAGGCGATCAGTCCCAGTGAGGGTTGGACGGCAGGTGGAGCTTCAGTTATTATTATTGGAGAACAGTTCTTCAATGGTCTGGAGGTGGTTTTTGGATCGATGCTGATTTGGAGTGAG GTGATCACACCGCATGCAATTCGTGTGCAGACTCCACCTCACCACGTTCCTGGTGTGGTCGAAGTTACGCTGTCCTACAAATCGAAACATTTCTGCAGGGGAGCTCCAGGGCGCTTTATTTACACTG ctTTACATGAGCCAACAATCGACTATGGGTTTCAGCGACTGCAAAGGGTCATGCCTCGTCAACTGGGCGACGTAGAAAAATTTCCAAAa GAAATCATCCTGAAGCGTGCGTCTGACATACCAGGTGCCCTCCACAGAGTGCCACGGAACCCAAACCTGCACAGCATTATGGGAGTCAACTCCTTTGACAGACAATTAACTATGAACACAGACTTTTCACAGGAAGTAGAACGAG GTTTCAGTCAGAGTTTAAACAATGGCTTTTCAAGCAGCACAACTCGACAGTGTGACTTCAGTATTGCCAACGCGGGCATGAATGTGCAAGCAGACGCACGCTCCTCTATGCCAAGACTCACTCACTCGTCCATGTCTGGGCACACGCAAACACGCACCAGCTCTGTGCCAAACTTCCCGCCGGCTGCCACACAGGGGGTCTTCAACAGTCCCACTGCAGACACACAACACTACGTTG TGAAACAAAAAAGTGCATTTGCTCCTGTTCTGAAGCAACAGTCCTCACAAGGTCCACCTCCCATTTGTAGAGTGAGAACAAGcctacaacacaaacacactttaaacacatacacacactttcAGAAAGTTACACACATAACATGA
- the ebf3b gene encoding transcription factor COE1 isoform X2, whose translation MKEEPLAGLGSVRPWVQDESVHAKSRTHRGVGLARVHFEKQPPANLRKSNFFHFVLALYDSQGQSVEIERTAFVGFVEKEKEPENEETNNGVHYKLQLLYNNGVRTEQDLYIRLIDSMTKEAIVFEGQDKNPEMCRVLLTHETMCSRCCDKKSCGNRKETPSDPIIIDRFFLKFFLKCNQNCLKNAGNSRDTRRFQVIVSTTASVKGHVLGISDNMFVHNNSKHGRRERRLEFAEAEIPCIKAISPSEGWTAGGASVIIIGEQFFNGLEVVFGSMLIWSEVITPHAIRVQTPPHHVPGVVEVTLSYKSKHFCRGAPGRFIYTALHEPTIDYGFQRLQRVMPRQLGDVEKFPKEFLLKRAADLIETFYGTPHNNQEIILKRASDIPGALHRVPRNPNLHSIMGVNSFDRQLTMNTDFSQEVERGFSQSLNNGFSSSTTRQCDFSIANAGMNVQADARSSMPRLTHSSMSGHTQTRTSSVPNFPPAATQGVFNSPTADTQHYVVKQKSAFAPVLKQQSSQGPPPICRPCMD comes from the exons ATGAAGGAGGAGCCGCTGGCTGGTCTGGGGTCAGTTCGCCCCTGGGTGCAAGATGAGTCCGTACATGCGAAATCTCGTACTCACAG AGGTGTGGGTCTCGCCCGGGTACACTTCGAGAAACAGCCACCTGCCAATCTGCGCAAGTCAAACTTCTTTCACTTTGTGTTGGCCTTATATGATAGTCAGGGTCAATCTGTGGAAATTGAACGCACTGCATTTGTGGGCTTTGTTGAAAAGGAGAAG GAGCCAGAAAATGAGGAGACTAACAATGGAGTTCATTACAAACTCCAGTTACTGTACAACAATG GTGTCAGGACAGAGCAAGATCTGTACATCCGTTTAATCGACTCTATGACAAAAGAG GCAATTGTGTTTGAAGGTCAAGATAAAAATCCTGAAATGTGTCGTGTTCTTCTCACACATGAGACAATGTGCAG ccgATGTTGTGATAAGAAAAGTTGTGGAAACAGGAAAGAGACCCCATCAGACCCCATCATTATTGACAG GTTCTTCCTAAAATTCTTtctcaaatgtaatcaaaattGTCTGAAGAATGCAGGGAACTCACGAGACACACGTCGTTTTCAG GTGATAGTCTCCACCACAGCCTCTGTTAAGGGCCATGTTCTAGGCATTTCTGATAACATGTTTGTCCACAACAATTCGAAACATGGCAGAAGAGAAAGACGACTGGAATTTGCTGAAG CTGAGATCCCTTGCATTAAGGCGATCAGTCCCAGTGAGGGTTGGACGGCAGGTGGAGCTTCAGTTATTATTATTGGAGAACAGTTCTTCAATGGTCTGGAGGTGGTTTTTGGATCGATGCTGATTTGGAGTGAG GTGATCACACCGCATGCAATTCGTGTGCAGACTCCACCTCACCACGTTCCTGGTGTGGTCGAAGTTACGCTGTCCTACAAATCGAAACATTTCTGCAGGGGAGCTCCAGGGCGCTTTATTTACACTG ctTTACATGAGCCAACAATCGACTATGGGTTTCAGCGACTGCAAAGGGTCATGCCTCGTCAACTGGGCGACGTAGAAAAATTTCCAAAa GAATTCTTACTAAAGAGAGCAGCTGACCTCATAGAGACATTTTATGGAACGCCTCACAACAACCAG GAAATCATCCTGAAGCGTGCGTCTGACATACCAGGTGCCCTCCACAGAGTGCCACGGAACCCAAACCTGCACAGCATTATGGGAGTCAACTCCTTTGACAGACAATTAACTATGAACACAGACTTTTCACAGGAAGTAGAACGAG GTTTCAGTCAGAGTTTAAACAATGGCTTTTCAAGCAGCACAACTCGACAGTGTGACTTCAGTATTGCCAACGCGGGCATGAATGTGCAAGCAGACGCACGCTCCTCTATGCCAAGACTCACTCACTCGTCCATGTCTGGGCACACGCAAACACGCACCAGCTCTGTGCCAAACTTCCCGCCGGCTGCCACACAGGGGGTCTTCAACAGTCCCACTGCAGACACACAACACTACGTTG TGAAACAAAAAAGTGCATTTGCTCCTGTTCTGAAGCAACAGTCCTCACAAGGTCCACCTCCCATTTGTAGA CCATGCATGGACTAG
- the ebf3b gene encoding transcription factor COE1 isoform X1, translating into MKEEPLAGLGSVRPWVQDESVHAKSRTHRGVGLARVHFEKQPPANLRKSNFFHFVLALYDSQGQSVEIERTAFVGFVEKEKEPENEETNNGVHYKLQLLYNNGVRTEQDLYIRLIDSMTKEAIVFEGQDKNPEMCRVLLTHETMCSRCCDKKSCGNRKETPSDPIIIDRFFLKFFLKCNQNCLKNAGNSRDTRRFQVIVSTTASVKGHVLGISDNMFVHNNSKHGRRERRLEFAEAEIPCIKAISPSEGWTAGGASVIIIGEQFFNGLEVVFGSMLIWSEVITPHAIRVQTPPHHVPGVVEVTLSYKSKHFCRGAPGRFIYTALHEPTIDYGFQRLQRVMPRQLGDVEKFPKEFLLKRAADLIETFYGTPHNNQEIILKRASDIPGALHRVPRNPNLHSIMGVNSFDRQLTMNTDFSQEVERGFSQSLNNGFSSSTTRQCDFSIANAGMNVQADARSSMPRLTHSSMSGHTQTRTSSVPNFPPAATQGVFNSPTADTQHYVVKQKSAFAPVLKQQSSQGPPPICRVRTSLQHKHTLNTYTHFQKVTHIT; encoded by the exons ATGAAGGAGGAGCCGCTGGCTGGTCTGGGGTCAGTTCGCCCCTGGGTGCAAGATGAGTCCGTACATGCGAAATCTCGTACTCACAG AGGTGTGGGTCTCGCCCGGGTACACTTCGAGAAACAGCCACCTGCCAATCTGCGCAAGTCAAACTTCTTTCACTTTGTGTTGGCCTTATATGATAGTCAGGGTCAATCTGTGGAAATTGAACGCACTGCATTTGTGGGCTTTGTTGAAAAGGAGAAG GAGCCAGAAAATGAGGAGACTAACAATGGAGTTCATTACAAACTCCAGTTACTGTACAACAATG GTGTCAGGACAGAGCAAGATCTGTACATCCGTTTAATCGACTCTATGACAAAAGAG GCAATTGTGTTTGAAGGTCAAGATAAAAATCCTGAAATGTGTCGTGTTCTTCTCACACATGAGACAATGTGCAG ccgATGTTGTGATAAGAAAAGTTGTGGAAACAGGAAAGAGACCCCATCAGACCCCATCATTATTGACAG GTTCTTCCTAAAATTCTTtctcaaatgtaatcaaaattGTCTGAAGAATGCAGGGAACTCACGAGACACACGTCGTTTTCAG GTGATAGTCTCCACCACAGCCTCTGTTAAGGGCCATGTTCTAGGCATTTCTGATAACATGTTTGTCCACAACAATTCGAAACATGGCAGAAGAGAAAGACGACTGGAATTTGCTGAAG CTGAGATCCCTTGCATTAAGGCGATCAGTCCCAGTGAGGGTTGGACGGCAGGTGGAGCTTCAGTTATTATTATTGGAGAACAGTTCTTCAATGGTCTGGAGGTGGTTTTTGGATCGATGCTGATTTGGAGTGAG GTGATCACACCGCATGCAATTCGTGTGCAGACTCCACCTCACCACGTTCCTGGTGTGGTCGAAGTTACGCTGTCCTACAAATCGAAACATTTCTGCAGGGGAGCTCCAGGGCGCTTTATTTACACTG ctTTACATGAGCCAACAATCGACTATGGGTTTCAGCGACTGCAAAGGGTCATGCCTCGTCAACTGGGCGACGTAGAAAAATTTCCAAAa GAATTCTTACTAAAGAGAGCAGCTGACCTCATAGAGACATTTTATGGAACGCCTCACAACAACCAG GAAATCATCCTGAAGCGTGCGTCTGACATACCAGGTGCCCTCCACAGAGTGCCACGGAACCCAAACCTGCACAGCATTATGGGAGTCAACTCCTTTGACAGACAATTAACTATGAACACAGACTTTTCACAGGAAGTAGAACGAG GTTTCAGTCAGAGTTTAAACAATGGCTTTTCAAGCAGCACAACTCGACAGTGTGACTTCAGTATTGCCAACGCGGGCATGAATGTGCAAGCAGACGCACGCTCCTCTATGCCAAGACTCACTCACTCGTCCATGTCTGGGCACACGCAAACACGCACCAGCTCTGTGCCAAACTTCCCGCCGGCTGCCACACAGGGGGTCTTCAACAGTCCCACTGCAGACACACAACACTACGTTG TGAAACAAAAAAGTGCATTTGCTCCTGTTCTGAAGCAACAGTCCTCACAAGGTCCACCTCCCATTTGTAGAGTGAGAACAAGcctacaacacaaacacactttaaacacatacacacactttcAGAAAGTTACACACATAACATGA
- the mgmt gene encoding methylated-DNA--protein-cysteine methyltransferase, with protein MMSGACLLRDVSLCSPVGEIMLTGCEMGVHTIDIQVEKRSSRYWLAQHMVSNGQSEISSELQRCVDWLQCYFIHPESVSSLPPPAFHHPLLQNDSFTAKVLWTLFKKVGLGKTVTYKQLAEMAGNPKAVRAVGGAMRRNPIPLIVPCHRVLCSSGESGRYMGGKGDHIKVWLLTHEKKALEEVNPEKTEEST; from the exons ATGATGTCTGGCGCGTGTTTGCTGCGTGATGTGTCTCTCTGCTCACCAGTAGGGGAGATTATGCTGACCGGCTGTGAGATGGGAGTACACACCATTGACATCCAAGTGGAAAAAAGATCAAG TCGCTATTGGCTTGCTCAACACATGGTCTCTAATGGGCAGTCCGAAATAAGCTCTGAATTACAGCGCTGTGTTGACTGGCTTCAGTGTTACTTCATCCACCCAGAGTCTGTCAGTTCTCTTCCTCCACCTGCCTTTCACCATCCACTTCTGCAGAATG ATTCCTTTACTGCAAAAGTGCTGTGGACACTGTTTAAGAAGGTGGGGCTTGGTAAAACTGTCACATATAAGCAGCTTGCTGAGATGGCGGGAAATCCAAAAGCTGTACGCGCAGTGGGCGGAGCCATGAGAAGAAACCCG ATTCCTCTGATAGTTCCATGTCATCGGGTGCTGTGTAGTTCAGGAGAGAGTGGGCGATACATGGGAGGGAAAGGAGATCATATTAAAGTGTGGCTGCTCACTCATGAGAAGAAAGCTTTAGAGGAGGTCAATCCAGAAAAGACTGAAGAATCCACCTAA
- the gnrh3 gene encoding gonadotropin-releasing hormone 3 has product MEWKGRQLVQLLMLMFVLEVTLCQHWSYGWLPGGKRSVGEVEATFRMMDGGDSVLSIPADSPMEPLPPIHIVNEVDAEGLPLKMQRFPNRRGRI; this is encoded by the exons ATGGAGTGGAAAGGAAGGCAACTGGTCCAGTTGTTAATGCTCATGTTTGTGCTAGAAGTTACTCTTTGCCAACACTGGTCATACGGTTGGCTTCCTGGTGGAAAGAGAAGTGTCGGTGAAGTAGAAGCAACATTTCGT ATGATGGATGGTGGTGACTCAGTGCTGTCTATTCCTGCTGACTCTCCAATGGAGCCACTTCCACCAATACACATA GTGAATGAGGTGGATGCCGAAGGTTTGCCTCTGAAGATGCAAAGATTTCCCAACAGACGAGgaagaatataa
- the ecd gene encoding protein ecdysoneless homolog — translation MDALRRPAIQEDAVRYKLFLVQPDPSDAEANEKSLQQLLENILAEIAPLLVQYIWQHQPFNLTYHPEEGGEPAHLGGVTVFGDNVEDEWFIVYLLKCITRTFKEVAAVVNDNDGQFLLIEAAEHLPKWLDPDSSENRVFLYQGELHILPNRLHPGEIGWPKDSVPTVGQALEMLHLHTEHCLARKPICSALARRLDGYPDKIQQNFHHAHCYIPAGIAVVLSRSPDLLAPAVSAFYLRDPLDLQACRTFRTFPPDTRVMTSVKFTRCLYAQLNQQSFIPDRRSGFALPPRTHPQYRAHELGMKLAHGFEILCSKSGQSSSAQEPSVSSNPLWRGFLDSLKNNGYFKAELEGSARYKDLMMSAENFFKQSITSTHRPDIYIPGDEVFKILKDASYSSEDLKQQEAHLPPEDSDAWLDISPQELERLLEERGGRGVSDSTRKTVGAENEEQEEETGYSLVAVTQGMKSFINAMSSHEGAEIPRSCLSDPFNFDPEAVTSALDRLLGNKDDELDSDDFEDDDDGDEEDNENKDEKVQNDESVEQTGAETLESLRKYMDEMDQELQSTNIGKSFTQTNKVGNKSDTTKSTSVTADSELAEEEIQPLDVDLNLVTNLLESLASQAGLAGPASNLLQSLGIHIPPDADKS, via the exons ATGGATGCTTTGAGAAGACCAGCCATTCAAGAGGATGCGGTCCGGTATAAACTGTTTCTGGTTCAGCCTGACCCATCAGACGCAGAAGCTAATGAGAAATCCTTGCAGCAACTTCTGGAGAACATCCTGGCCGAGATCGCCCCTCTTCTTGTGCAGTATATCTGGCAACATCAGCCCTTTAATCTAACATACCATCCCGAGGAAG GGGGTGAGCCAGCACATCTGGGGGGTGTCACTGTGTTTGGTGATAATGTGGAAGATGAATGGTTCATCGTTTACCTGCTCAAATGCATCACACGCACCTTTAAAGAAGTAGCTGCAGTTGTCAATGACAATGATGGGCAGTTTCTGCTGATTGAAGCAGCTGAACATCTGCCAAAGTGGCTGGACCCGGACAGCAGTGAAAACAGG GTGTTCCTATACCAGGGAGAACTGCACATATTACCCAACCGCCTTCATCCTGGGGAGATCGGCTGGCCCAAAGACTCAGTGCCCACTGTGGGTCAGGCACTAGAGATGCTCCATTTACACACAGAGCACTGTCTGGCTAGGAAACCCATATGCTCAGCTCTGGCCAGAAGGCTTGATGG gtaCCCAGATAAAATCCAGCAGAATTTCCATCATGCACACTGTTACATACCTGCAGGCATTGCTGTAGTGTTGTCTAGAAGCCCTGACCTCTTAGCACCTGCGGTATCTGCTTTCTATCTGCGGGACCCACTTGACCTTCAGGCCTGCCGAACCTTTCGCACCTTTCCGCCTGACACCAGAGTTATGACATCG gtGAAGTTTACTCGCTGCTTATATGCTCAGCTTAATCAGCAGAGTTTTATTCCAGATCGGAGGAGTGGCTTTGCCCTTCCTCCCCGTACTCATCCCCAATACAGGGCTCACGAGCTGGGCATGAAACTG GCCCATGGGTTTGAAATCCTTTGCTCTAAAAGTGGACAGTCCTCATCGGCGCAGGAACCATCTGTGAGCAGCAACCCGCTTTGGAGAGGCTTTCTTGATAGCCTCAAAAACAATGGATACTTTAAG GCTGAACTAGAAGGATCTGCTCGATACAAAGACCTTATGATGTCAGCAGAGAATTTCTTCAAACAGTCAATAACTAGCACACACCG GCCTGATATTTATATTCCTGGTGATGAGGTGTTCAAAATCTTGAAGGATGCCTCCTATAGTTCGGAAGACTTAAAACAACAAGAAGCACATCTACCACCAGAGGACA GTGATGCATGGTTAGACATCTCCCCTCAGGAGCTGGAGAGGCTGCTTGAGGAGAGAGGGGGCCGTGGGGTGAGTGACAGCACTCGCAAGACTGTAGGAGCAGAGAATGAGGAGCAAGAGGAGGAAACTGGCTACAGTCTGGTAGCCGTAACACAAGGCATGAAGAGCTTCATCAATGCCATGTCCTCTCATGAAGGAGCTGAAATTCCAAG ATCTTGCTTGTCTGACCCCTTCAATTTTGATCCAGAGGCAGTAACTAGTGCTCTCGATAGACTGCTTG GAAATAAGGATGATGAGTTAGATTCTGATGACTTTGAGGATGACGATGATGGCGATGAGGAAGATAATGAAAATAAGGATGAAAAAGTACAGAATGATGAATCCGTTGAGCAGACAGGCGCAGAGACATTGGAGAGTTTAAGAAAGTACATGGATGAAATGGACCAAGAGCTGCAAAGCACAAATATTGGCAAAAGTTTCACTCAGACTAATAAA GTTGGTAATAAATCGGATACGACTAAAAGCACATCGGTCACGGCAGACTCTGAACTTGCTGAGGAAGAGATCCAGCCACTCGATGTGGACCTCAATCTGGTTACAAATTTGCTTGAGTCATTGGCTTCCCAGGCTGGTCTAGCTGGGCCTGCCTCTAACCTGCTGCAAAGTTTAGGCATTCACATCCCCCCTGATGCAGATAAGTCATAA